Proteins encoded in a region of the Psychromicrobium lacuslunae genome:
- a CDS encoding family 43 glycosylhydrolase, with protein sequence MKRLQRLKTLSGILATALFATAALSLAAAPGAQAAQSPKLVISGDFPDPDVLQVGSTYYAYSTNSNAGNIPFATSSSPYGPWSMQGNALPKRPAWAVQSGGWMWAPDVTELKDGSFLMYFAAKSISPGRHCIGAATSASPRGPFVSTAAAPLFCQYSEGGSIDPASFVDTDGKRYLLYKTDGVTTNLPTRLYLQQVADDGVTLIGSRSLLLSSGAASEHGNIEAPTLVKRDSKYVLLYSGGIYTYDGGNSSYNISYGISSSIRGPYTKSSQSLMTTQSNGRAVVGPGGQDVVTSAQGDVLMLHGWTNSGAARSMFATPISWTNGYPVLPTAVGASAASVKSAGDLVAADSDGILWNYPARGDGQFAGRVQIGQGWTGVRSIKVIDWNADGVLDLVAQWNNGKVNVYLGSSGGGFSTGPVLSAQGWADVQLTIGYWIKGSKYPQLLSKESSGIMRLWHNTNGTALSDPTQIGQGWGSLNTTMVDFDGDGNQDLLAQSSDGAMRLYRSNGAGAFISETRTVIGSGWQNMTSVSLRSGFQGINSIGVTARNQTGEIYYYPIQQNRRWGAPQLIGPGWGNYLIAGGENINPTS encoded by the coding sequence ATGAAACGATTACAACGTTTGAAAACGCTCAGCGGCATATTGGCCACGGCGTTATTCGCCACAGCAGCCCTGTCGTTGGCAGCGGCGCCCGGCGCACAGGCAGCCCAATCACCGAAATTGGTGATATCAGGTGACTTCCCCGATCCCGATGTGCTTCAGGTTGGCTCCACCTATTACGCATACTCAACAAATTCGAATGCCGGAAACATACCATTCGCTACTTCCTCCTCGCCCTACGGGCCATGGAGTATGCAGGGCAACGCTTTGCCGAAGCGTCCTGCCTGGGCAGTACAGAGCGGTGGTTGGATGTGGGCACCCGATGTCACTGAGCTCAAGGATGGCAGCTTCCTGATGTACTTCGCCGCGAAGAGCATCAGCCCTGGAAGGCACTGCATCGGCGCGGCCACTTCGGCTTCGCCGCGTGGGCCCTTCGTCTCCACCGCCGCTGCGCCGTTGTTCTGCCAGTACAGCGAAGGTGGCAGCATCGATCCAGCGAGCTTCGTAGACACCGACGGCAAGCGCTACTTGCTCTATAAGACAGACGGCGTCACCACTAATCTACCCACTCGGCTCTACCTACAGCAGGTTGCCGACGACGGGGTCACGCTGATCGGAAGCCGGAGCCTGCTATTGAGTAGTGGTGCCGCCAGCGAGCATGGCAATATCGAAGCCCCGACCTTGGTCAAGCGGGACAGCAAGTACGTCTTGCTCTATTCGGGCGGCATCTATACCTATGACGGCGGTAACTCCAGCTACAACATCTCCTACGGGATTTCTAGTTCAATCCGCGGTCCGTACACCAAGTCGAGCCAGTCCTTAATGACCACCCAGTCAAATGGCCGGGCCGTTGTCGGCCCAGGCGGACAAGATGTGGTCACTTCTGCACAGGGCGATGTCCTCATGTTGCATGGTTGGACTAACTCCGGTGCCGCGCGTTCAATGTTCGCCACACCAATTTCCTGGACCAATGGTTACCCGGTACTGCCGACTGCCGTCGGTGCTTCAGCAGCTTCAGTGAAGTCCGCTGGCGATCTCGTGGCGGCGGACTCCGACGGCATTCTCTGGAACTACCCGGCACGTGGTGACGGTCAATTCGCTGGCAGAGTCCAGATTGGGCAGGGCTGGACCGGAGTGCGATCGATCAAGGTCATTGACTGGAATGCCGACGGCGTACTAGATCTGGTAGCCCAGTGGAATAACGGCAAGGTCAATGTCTACCTTGGCTCCTCTGGTGGTGGCTTCAGTACTGGTCCTGTTCTTTCCGCTCAAGGCTGGGCCGATGTGCAGCTGACGATCGGCTATTGGATCAAAGGCAGCAAATACCCGCAGTTGCTGAGTAAAGAAAGCAGCGGGATCATGCGGCTCTGGCACAACACCAATGGCACCGCACTAAGTGACCCCACTCAGATCGGCCAAGGTTGGGGCAGCCTGAACACCACCATGGTCGATTTCGACGGTGACGGCAATCAGGATCTATTAGCTCAAAGTAGCGATGGTGCGATGCGCTTATATCGCTCAAATGGTGCCGGAGCCTTTATCTCAGAGACCCGCACTGTGATCGGCTCAGGTTGGCAGAACATGACTAGCGTCAGTCTGCGTTCAGGCTTCCAGGGGATCAACAGCATTGGTGTCACTGCGAGGAACCAAACCGGCGAAATTTATTACTATCCCATTCAACAGAATCGCCGTTGGGGTGCGCCCCAGCTGATTGGCCCGGGCTGGGGCAACTACCTCATTGCCGGCGGCGAAAATATTAACCCCACTAGCTAG
- a CDS encoding VCBS repeat domain-containing M23 family metallopeptidase, with protein sequence MKKAHWKLLAAIPVVSFFLLGLGTQQAAADPLLYLPFPAGQTHTITQYPHGGDQYNGYAMDIGMPLNNSILASAAGTVVTAGSVNNASTAVNGNQVIIDHGGNFCTQYNHLNWVNVSVGQSVGRGALLGGAGSTGTAYGVHLHWNTIYCSTLTTRGALHTAEYPGGFSNGMSITSQNSGGGPTIGDAGSLVAINPSGQLVNYGAKLPLVSPPNLIGPGWADFKSVHVTDWNNDGVLDLLAQANGGNLTIYYGSSNGGFNNPLQIGHGWANLDIQIAKFDGPNTYPGIIAKTNTGALLFYPNLGSNKIGNPRTIGSGWNNISDFTTLDWNNDGATDVIGIQASTGDLIAYVKNGGNTFESQKIGQGWTGIRIQAITSFNGTGTKGLLATKTDGTLHYYPITGTTFGTPSQIGNGWNTMKIAGH encoded by the coding sequence ATGAAAAAAGCACATTGGAAACTACTCGCGGCAATACCGGTGGTTTCATTCTTCTTGCTCGGACTCGGCACTCAACAAGCAGCGGCCGATCCGCTGCTGTATTTGCCTTTCCCCGCTGGACAAACTCACACCATCACGCAATATCCACATGGCGGTGATCAGTACAACGGCTATGCCATGGACATCGGTATGCCGTTGAATAACTCCATCCTTGCCTCAGCCGCTGGGACCGTTGTCACCGCTGGATCTGTCAATAATGCCTCTACCGCAGTTAACGGCAATCAGGTCATCATCGACCACGGCGGAAATTTCTGCACACAGTACAACCACCTCAACTGGGTCAACGTCTCGGTTGGACAGAGCGTCGGGCGAGGCGCCCTGCTCGGTGGCGCGGGCAGCACCGGCACGGCCTACGGCGTGCATCTGCATTGGAACACCATCTATTGCTCGACTTTGACCACTCGTGGCGCTTTGCATACGGCTGAATACCCCGGCGGTTTCAGTAATGGGATGTCAATCACCAGCCAGAACTCCGGCGGTGGGCCGACGATTGGTGATGCTGGCTCGCTGGTCGCGATCAATCCTTCCGGCCAACTCGTCAACTACGGCGCCAAACTCCCACTAGTCTCCCCACCCAACCTCATCGGACCAGGCTGGGCAGACTTCAAAAGCGTCCACGTCACCGACTGGAACAACGACGGCGTCCTAGACCTCCTCGCCCAAGCCAACGGCGGTAACCTCACCATCTACTACGGAAGCTCAAACGGAGGCTTCAACAACCCCCTCCAAATCGGCCACGGCTGGGCCAACCTCGACATCCAAATCGCCAAATTCGACGGCCCCAACACCTACCCCGGCATCATCGCCAAAACCAACACCGGCGCCCTCCTGTTCTACCCCAACCTCGGCAGCAACAAAATCGGCAACCCACGCACCATCGGATCCGGCTGGAACAACATCTCCGACTTCACCACCCTGGACTGGAACAACGACGGCGCCACCGACGTCATCGGCATCCAAGCCTCCACCGGAGACCTCATCGCCTACGTCAAAAACGGCGGCAACACCTTCGAAAGCCAAAAAATCGGACAAGGCTGGACCGGCATCCGCATCCAAGCCATCACCAGCTTCAACGGCACCGGAACCAAAGGACTCCTCGCCACCAAAACCGACGGCACCCTCCACTACTACCCCATCACCGGAACAACCTTCGGCACCCCCAGCCAAATCGGCAACGGCTGGAACACCATGAAAATCGCCGGACACTAA
- a CDS encoding FG-GAP repeat domain-containing protein → MKFSREMTARVAIGALLLSGLGLLPAPLAGAAEELPTVGDHVPATELSSAQLTEEACYVPSTADDNVLKTMKSIGDQRGISYRVRLAMFETAWVESHANNLNCGDLDSVGVFQQRPAAGWGTVAQCTNVVYATNKFLDQAIPNAANYPSWSAGTVAQSVQRSAYPERYDQAQSIAEALIQRSNALGGPTIGDAGSLVAINPSGQLVNYGAKLPLVSPPNLIGPGWADFKSVHVTDWNNDGVLDLLAQANGGNLTIYYGSSNGGFNNPLQIGHGWANLDIQIAKFDGPNTYPGIIAKTNTGALLFYPNLGSNKIGNPRTIGSGWNNISDFTTLDWNNDGATDVIGIQASTGDLIAYVKNGGNTFESQKIGQGWTGIRIQAITSFNGTGTKGLLATKTDGTLHYYPITGTTFGTPSQIGNGWNTMKIAGH, encoded by the coding sequence ATGAAATTTTCAAGGGAAATGACCGCACGAGTTGCGATCGGGGCACTACTGCTCTCCGGCTTGGGGCTGCTACCCGCTCCGCTAGCCGGGGCAGCTGAGGAGCTGCCCACGGTAGGCGACCATGTGCCAGCAACCGAGCTCAGCTCCGCTCAGCTAACCGAAGAGGCTTGCTACGTTCCATCGACCGCTGACGATAACGTCCTCAAAACAATGAAATCCATCGGCGATCAACGTGGTATCAGCTACCGCGTGCGATTGGCAATGTTTGAAACCGCCTGGGTTGAATCACACGCTAATAATCTCAACTGTGGGGATCTCGACTCGGTCGGCGTCTTTCAGCAGCGGCCAGCTGCTGGTTGGGGAACCGTGGCGCAGTGCACCAATGTTGTCTATGCGACGAATAAGTTCCTCGATCAAGCCATTCCGAACGCCGCTAACTACCCCAGCTGGAGTGCTGGAACGGTCGCCCAAAGTGTGCAAAGGTCTGCTTATCCGGAACGATACGATCAAGCTCAGTCAATCGCTGAAGCTTTGATTCAGCGCTCAAATGCTCTCGGTGGGCCGACGATTGGTGATGCTGGCTCGCTGGTCGCGATCAATCCTTCCGGCCAACTCGTCAACTACGGCGCCAAACTCCCACTAGTCTCCCCACCCAACCTCATCGGACCAGGCTGGGCAGACTTCAAAAGCGTCCACGTCACCGACTGGAACAACGACGGCGTCCTAGACCTCCTCGCCCAAGCCAACGGCGGTAACCTCACCATCTACTACGGAAGCTCAAACGGAGGCTTCAACAACCCCCTCCAAATCGGCCACGGCTGGGCCAACCTCGACATCCAAATCGCCAAATTCGACGGCCCCAACACCTACCCCGGCATCATCGCCAAAACCAACACCGGCGCCCTCCTGTTCTACCCCAACCTCGGCAGCAACAAAATCGGCAACCCACGCACCATCGGATCCGGCTGGAACAACATCTCCGACTTCACCACCCTGGACTGGAACAACGACGGCGCCACCGACGTCATCGGCATCCAAGCCTCCACCGGAGACCTCATCGCCTACGTCAAAAACGGCGGCAACACCTTCGAAAGCCAAAAAATCGGACAAGGCTGGACCGGCATCCGCATCCAAGCCATCACCAGCTTCAACGGCACCGGAACCAAAGGACTCCTCGCCACCAAAACCGACGGCACCCTCCACTACTACCCCATCACCGGAACAACCTTCGGCACCCCCAGCCAAATCGGCAACGGCTGGAACACCATGAAAATCGCCGGACACTAA